One window of Oryza brachyantha chromosome 12, ObraRS2, whole genome shotgun sequence genomic DNA carries:
- the LOC102712688 gene encoding protein RRNAD1 isoform X1 — MAAAAAATPAGGYSCETAEQTREWMEAIAAFLRLHRPLLEAHVVNFFKDRLWEMVDAEWMECLRREPVESLLVLPSGCVQEHWPSALRDFVVTARSLVLPREQKSPRSLLPDLHVASINTVLAQGMNSKKKHEIETLAGIVHAITKSCGAKTVIDVGSGQGYLAQALSFEYQLPVVAIDASSHHATVTNTRAERIKKHYAAKCVGKQQLIVPRTVTCHVLCSDTLAAVTLEACQDNHAEHVPESKIFNESTQQIEKPNHSIPPLVLAGLHACGDLSVNMLRVFVSCKQVKALISIGCCYNLLSEECHEDTKTCPGFPMSKAAKLSNLVLGRSIRDVGCQSAERWRSLTKDIAIQNFDIHAFRAAFQMVLEKHFPEVSRSSPSIGRQGKALRRQRLRKVMESHMAIGKINELSYSTPKEQIMTKDGRLPTNPDEFAVAVDCRPELSAGSVDSAVFGASIVPDDIYLDKSQKFTLFKDFTVSGLGRLGCDLVEDVSLLEIWKDVQPFMEFIGPFWCLRTALGPLVETYILLDRLLFIQEQGSAIEAYLFPLFDPTMSPRNMAIIAWKSSANLSNA; from the exons atggcggcggcggcggcggcgactccggCGGGCGGGTACTCGTGCGAGACGGCGGAGCAGACCCGCGAGTGGATGGAGGCCATCGCCGCATTCCTCCGCCTGCACCGCCCTCTCCTCGAGGCGCACGTCGTCAACTTCTTCAAG GATCGGCTGTGGGAGATGGTGGACGCGGAGTGGATGGAGTGCCTCCGCAGGGAGCCCGTGGAGAGCTTGCTCGTGTTGCCATCCGGATGTGTTCAG GAGCACTGGCCGAGTGCACTGCGAGATTTCGTAGTCACTGCTAGGTCACTTGTTCTTCCACGGGAGCAGAAGTCACCACGATCA CTCCTACCTGATTTGCATGTAGCATCAATTAATACTGTTCTCGCTCAAGGCATGAACTCTAAGAAGAAACATGAA ATCGAAACTCTAGCTGGGATTGTTCATGCAATTACTAAGAGTTGTGGAGCAAAGACAGTGATTGATGTAGGTTCTGGTCAG GGTTATCTTGCCCAAGCTTTATCTTTTGAGTATCAACTCCCTGTTGTAGCAATAGATGCTTCGTCACATCATGCAACAGTTACAAATACTCGTGCAGAGAGAATAAAGAAGCACTATGCTGCTAAGTG TGTGGGGAAGCAACAGCTCATTGTTCCTAGAACTGTTACTTGCCATGTACTTTGTAGCGACACATTGGCAGCTGTGACATTAGAAGCATGTCAGGATAACCATGCTGAACATGTACCAGAAAGTAAGATCTTCAATGAGAGTACTCAACAGATCGAGAAACCAAATCACAGCATTCCTCCATTAGTCCTTGCTGGTCTTCATGCTTGTGGTGATCTTTCAGTTAACATGCTAAG GGTTTTTGTGTCGTGTAAACAAGTAAAAGCATTGATAAGTATTGGTTGTTGCTACAACTTGCTATCTGAGGAATGTCATGAAGACACAAAGACATGTCCTGGTTTTCCTATGAGCAAGGCTGCTAAACTATCTAATTTGGTGCTTGGGAGAAGCATCCGTGACGTAGGTTGCCAG AGTGCTGAGAGATGGAGAAGTCTCACTAAGGATATCgccatacaaaattttgatatacacGCCTTCCGTGCTGCATTTCAAATG GTGCTTGAGAAACATTTCCCAGAGGTGTCAAGATCGAGCCCATCAATTGGAAGGCAAGGAAAAGCACTGCGCCGTCAAAGGCTTCGGAAAGTTATGGAATCCCATATGGCTATTGGGAAAATCAACGAATTATCTTATTCTACCCCAAAAGAACAAATCATGACCAAAGATGGTCGACTACCCACAAACCCTGATGAATTTGCGGTTGCTGTAGACTGCCGCCCTGAGCTTTCAGCAG GGTCTGTTGATTCAGCTGTCTTTGGAGCCAGCATTGTACCAGATGACATCTATCTTGATAAATCTCAAAAGTTCACCCTTTTTAAAGATTTCACTGTGTCTGGATTAGGTCGCCTTGGCTGTGATTTGGTGGAAGATGTTAGTCTACTTGAAATATGGAAGGATGTGCAACCATTCATG GAATTTATAGGTCCCTTCTGGTGCCTTCGGACTGCTTTAGGGCCACTGGTGGAAACATATATTTTGCTTGATCGGTTACTGTTTATTCAAGAACAAGGCAGTGCTATTGAAGCATATCTATTTCCTCTGTTTGATCCCACTATGTCTCCAAGGAACATGGCAATAATTGCATGGAAGTCATCTGCAAATCTTTCAAATGCATGA
- the LOC102712688 gene encoding protein RRNAD1 isoform X2, with protein sequence MAAAAAATPAGGYSCETAEQTREWMEAIAAFLRLHRPLLEAHVVNFFKEHWPSALRDFVVTARSLVLPREQKSPRSLLPDLHVASINTVLAQGMNSKKKHEIETLAGIVHAITKSCGAKTVIDVGSGQGYLAQALSFEYQLPVVAIDASSHHATVTNTRAERIKKHYAAKCVGKQQLIVPRTVTCHVLCSDTLAAVTLEACQDNHAEHVPESKIFNESTQQIEKPNHSIPPLVLAGLHACGDLSVNMLRVFVSCKQVKALISIGCCYNLLSEECHEDTKTCPGFPMSKAAKLSNLVLGRSIRDVGCQSAERWRSLTKDIAIQNFDIHAFRAAFQMVLEKHFPEVSRSSPSIGRQGKALRRQRLRKVMESHMAIGKINELSYSTPKEQIMTKDGRLPTNPDEFAVAVDCRPELSAGSVDSAVFGASIVPDDIYLDKSQKFTLFKDFTVSGLGRLGCDLVEDVSLLEIWKDVQPFMEFIGPFWCLRTALGPLVETYILLDRLLFIQEQGSAIEAYLFPLFDPTMSPRNMAIIAWKSSANLSNA encoded by the exons atggcggcggcggcggcggcgactccggCGGGCGGGTACTCGTGCGAGACGGCGGAGCAGACCCGCGAGTGGATGGAGGCCATCGCCGCATTCCTCCGCCTGCACCGCCCTCTCCTCGAGGCGCACGTCGTCAACTTCTTCAAG GAGCACTGGCCGAGTGCACTGCGAGATTTCGTAGTCACTGCTAGGTCACTTGTTCTTCCACGGGAGCAGAAGTCACCACGATCA CTCCTACCTGATTTGCATGTAGCATCAATTAATACTGTTCTCGCTCAAGGCATGAACTCTAAGAAGAAACATGAA ATCGAAACTCTAGCTGGGATTGTTCATGCAATTACTAAGAGTTGTGGAGCAAAGACAGTGATTGATGTAGGTTCTGGTCAG GGTTATCTTGCCCAAGCTTTATCTTTTGAGTATCAACTCCCTGTTGTAGCAATAGATGCTTCGTCACATCATGCAACAGTTACAAATACTCGTGCAGAGAGAATAAAGAAGCACTATGCTGCTAAGTG TGTGGGGAAGCAACAGCTCATTGTTCCTAGAACTGTTACTTGCCATGTACTTTGTAGCGACACATTGGCAGCTGTGACATTAGAAGCATGTCAGGATAACCATGCTGAACATGTACCAGAAAGTAAGATCTTCAATGAGAGTACTCAACAGATCGAGAAACCAAATCACAGCATTCCTCCATTAGTCCTTGCTGGTCTTCATGCTTGTGGTGATCTTTCAGTTAACATGCTAAG GGTTTTTGTGTCGTGTAAACAAGTAAAAGCATTGATAAGTATTGGTTGTTGCTACAACTTGCTATCTGAGGAATGTCATGAAGACACAAAGACATGTCCTGGTTTTCCTATGAGCAAGGCTGCTAAACTATCTAATTTGGTGCTTGGGAGAAGCATCCGTGACGTAGGTTGCCAG AGTGCTGAGAGATGGAGAAGTCTCACTAAGGATATCgccatacaaaattttgatatacacGCCTTCCGTGCTGCATTTCAAATG GTGCTTGAGAAACATTTCCCAGAGGTGTCAAGATCGAGCCCATCAATTGGAAGGCAAGGAAAAGCACTGCGCCGTCAAAGGCTTCGGAAAGTTATGGAATCCCATATGGCTATTGGGAAAATCAACGAATTATCTTATTCTACCCCAAAAGAACAAATCATGACCAAAGATGGTCGACTACCCACAAACCCTGATGAATTTGCGGTTGCTGTAGACTGCCGCCCTGAGCTTTCAGCAG GGTCTGTTGATTCAGCTGTCTTTGGAGCCAGCATTGTACCAGATGACATCTATCTTGATAAATCTCAAAAGTTCACCCTTTTTAAAGATTTCACTGTGTCTGGATTAGGTCGCCTTGGCTGTGATTTGGTGGAAGATGTTAGTCTACTTGAAATATGGAAGGATGTGCAACCATTCATG GAATTTATAGGTCCCTTCTGGTGCCTTCGGACTGCTTTAGGGCCACTGGTGGAAACATATATTTTGCTTGATCGGTTACTGTTTATTCAAGAACAAGGCAGTGCTATTGAAGCATATCTATTTCCTCTGTTTGATCCCACTATGTCTCCAAGGAACATGGCAATAATTGCATGGAAGTCATCTGCAAATCTTTCAAATGCATGA
- the LOC121055986 gene encoding formin-like protein 1 → MASAAASRPPPPPPPPPAAGVGAQWLSPRVSFSLDDAGGGGGGGGGGRGEVAGKGSADFEFLLAAGCSAVSMLPADELFSGGKLVPLRLPAAVTSAPVGGEGVGLSKTATGTGVVSPSVEVGTARVEVAEAAAVAPVVVVEAKIPARRWRDLLRLRKQQASSPSAAAATSSEPKPLRRLLRRGPKPPEPEPSLSLPLLRESAAGEPDTKHDKPEKPSPAPASTPTPTTTPPSPSPPQQLPPKIRLSPTQATAPPPPPPPPPPPAVAADSPRLNAAGKVVFNGLGRSSSSPSSLAGGRRHRNGGGSIERSYSAHVRVAPVLNVPVCSLRGSRKSVSVFGIDRLFSPSSTSTSSSSSAAASKKGKLAKKDVTTTTTAAAMAAAPQ, encoded by the coding sequence ATGGCCTCTGCCGCGGCGTCGCgacccccgccgcctccgccgccgccgcccgctgcggGGGTGGGGGCGCAGTGGCTTAGCCCCAGGGTGTCGTTCAGCCTTGACGACGcggggggtggtggtgggggtgggggtggggggagaggggaggtggcggggAAGGGGAGCGCCGACTTCGAGTTCCTCCTCGCGGCGGGGTGCTCCGCGGTGTCGATGCTCCCCGCGGACGAGCTCTTCTCCGGCGGGAAGCTCGTGCCGCTCCGCCTCCCTGCTGCGGTGACGTCCGCGCCGGTGGGTGGCGAGGGGGTGGGGCTGTCgaagacggcgacggggacgggggTGGTGAGTCCGTCGGTGGAGGTGGGGACGGCGAgggtggaggtggcggaggcggctgcagtggcgccggtggtggtggtggaggctaAGATcccggcgaggcggtggcgggaTCTCCTCCGGCTGAGGAAGCAGcaggcgtcgtcgccgtctgcggcggcggcgacgtcgtccgAGCCCAAGCCGCTCCGtcgtctcctccgccgcgggcccaagccgccggagccggagccctCGCTCAGCCTCCCGCTCCTCCGCGagtcggccgccggcgagccggaCACCAAACACGACAAACCGGAGAAGCCTTCACCGGCGCCCGCGTCCACCCCGACGCCGACCAcgacgccgccatcgccatcccCGCCCCAGCAACTACCCCCCAAGATCCGCCTCTCCCCGACGCAAGCCACTgcacccccgccgcctcctccacctcccccaCCACCCGCCGTCGCGGCCGACAGCCCGCGCCTCAACGCCGCCGGCAAGGTCGTCTTCAACGGGCTCGGCCGCAGCTCCAGCAGCCCGAgcagcctcgccggcggccgccgccaccgcaacggcggcgggagcaTCGAGCGGTCGTACTCGGCGCACGTCCGCGTCGCCCCCGTCCTCAACGTCCCCGTCTGCTCCCTCCGCGGCTCCCGCAAGTCCGTCTCCGTCTTCGGCATCGACCGCCtcttctccccctcctccacctccacctcctcctcctcctccgccgccgcctccaagAAAGGCAAGCTGGCCAAGAAAGACgtaaccaccaccaccaccgccgccgccatggccgccgcacCTCAGTAA